CGCGTGGTGCGTGAGAAGATCATGCCGGGCAGGGGGCGGAACGACGTCACGGGGAAGCCGGCCAGGCGGACGAAGGGCAGATGGACGAAGTAGAGCGAGGCGGAGAGGCCGAAGACGAGCGGCTCGGAGTAGTCGTAGCCGTAGAAATGCAGCAGGTTGCGGGTGACGCCATTCTCGCAGTGGGCGCTGGGGCGGTGGTCAAAAGCTATTTCAATCGAAGACGTTTGCATAGCAGCGCATCTGCTGCGTTGCCTTCGACACTCTGGCTCGGTTATGTACTTAAGTACACTCCCTTCGCCATCGGTCTCGGACGCCTTGCATCTGCACCACTCTGCAAAGTCTCTCATTGCTCCGCAATGGAGCTCTTTTTCAAAGACCTCCATCACACACTCCTCAGTTCGTCCACGGTGATGCGCAGCGCGTCGGCATATCGCTCCAGGGTGCGGTCGTCGAGCTGCATAAAGGCGTCGTAGGTGAGGTGTTTCTTCACCTTGCGTTTGGGTATGTCGGCGTAGGCGGCCAGCATGCTGACGTCTTGCAGGTTCTTCGTCATGTGGTAAGCCAGCGGACTGGCCTCGTGGCGGAGCACCTGCTCGCGGATGGCCTCGCAGGAGGCGCGGATGTCGTCCCAGACGAGCTCCAGCACATCATTCTTCACCGTCCAGCCGTCGCTGACGACGCTCTGGTAGCGCCCGTCCTCATCGACGGCATACGCCACGTCGCGGATCACGCCGCCGGCCATGTATTTTAAGTCTTGGGGTACTTCGTTTATCGTCATCTCTTATGCGTTTTGTTCTAATCATTCATGAAAGCGTTTGCGGGAACTCCGCAAGTGCCTCCGAAAAACTTTTTGGAGTTTGCAGGAACCCCGCAAGTGCCTCGAAAAACTTTTTGGCGTTTGCGGGAACTCCGCAAGTGCCTCGAAAAACTTTTTGGCGTTTGCGGGAACTCCGCAAGTGCCTTGAAAAACTTTTTGGTGTTTGCGGGAACCCCGCAAGTGCCTCGAAAAACTTTTTGGCGTTTGCAGAAGTTCTGCAAGCTCCGATTTCTCCTTTTTGGCGTTTGCAGAAGTTCTGCAAGCTCCATTTTTCTCTTTTGGGCATTTGCAGAAGTCCTGCAAGCTCCATTTTTCTCTTTTGAGCATTTGCAGAAGTTCTGCAAGCTCCGATTTCTCCTTTTTGGCGTTTGCAGAAGTTCTGCAAACTCCATTTTCTTCTTTTGGGCATTTGCAGAAGTTCTGCAAGCTCCATTTTTCTCTTTTGGGCATTTGCAGGAGTTCTGCAAGCTCCATTTTTCCCTTTTGGGCGTTTGCAGAAGTTCTGCAAGCTCCATTTTTCCCTTTGGGGTCTTTGCAGGAACGCTGCAAACGTTTTCGGAAGACTAACGAGAGGGTTTATACCACCGTCAGCAGCGCGTAGGAATACGAGAAGCGGGCGCTCTCGGGCACCATCAGCAGGATGCGTTGCCCGGGCCGCAGTCGCCCCGTCTGGCGCAGCCCGTCGAGCATGGCGAAGGCCGAGACAGAGGCCACGTTGCCGATCTCGGGCAGGTTGACGTACCAGCGTTCGGCGGGGATGTCGTATCCCATACGCTCCAGCTCGGCCTCGATCTTCTTCTTGAAATACATCGACGAGAGGTGCGGCAGGAACCAGTCGACCGACGAGAGATCGAAGGCGCGCTTTTTCATTACCCGGCGGAGGAAGTCGCCGCCCAGCGTGATGATGTTGCGCTCCAGGATGCGCGTGTCCTGCTTCAGGGCGAAGAGCGATCGCGACAGCCATTCGGCCTCGGGGTGTTGCGCCCAACCGACGAGCTGCCCCTCGGCGTCCTTCTCCCCACCGGCATACATGCACGTCTCCACCCGATCGGCGTACGACGTGCCCTCGATCCATTCGATGCGGAAGGCCAGCCGACCGTCCGTCGGCGGTTCGTACCCGAGCAACAGCGCCGCGCTGCCGTCCGACAGCATCCAGCGCAGAAACTCCTTTTCGAAGGCCAAGATAGGCTTCTCCATCAGCTGGTCGATCAGCTCCGCCTCCCGTTCGAAATAACGCGCCTGCATCCAGGCCGAGAGTCGCTCCGAAGCCACGCACACGGCCCGCTGGGCGTCGCCCGTGCGCATCGAGAGCCAGGCGTACTTCAGCGCGTGCATACCCGTGCAACACGATCCGGCGAAGGAGACCACCTCCGCGCCGCCATCGCCACCGAGTGCGCCGTGCACCATCACGCCGTGCGAGGGCATGAGCTGTTCGGGCGAGGCGGTGCCGCAGGCCAGCAGGTCGATGTCCGAGGGCGTCATCGCGGCCTCCGCGAGCAGATGTCGCACGGCCAGCGCGGCCATCTCGACGTTCGTGTGCGTCACGCGGCCGCTCTTGTCTAATGCGTAATAGCGGCTGCGGATGCCGTTCTTCTCTAAAACCAATCGCTTGGCGATGGACGATTTCGGATTAACGAGTCCGATATAATCCTCCATCTCTTCGTTGCGCACCGGCGCGTTGGGGAAGAAGGTGGAGAGGTGGGTGATATAGATGTATTCCATTGTTGGGGATGTTTAGGTGTTGGGGATGTTTAGCTGTTTAGGCGTTGGGGGCGTTGCCCCCGGGCCCCACTCCTTTTCTTTCCTTGATGAAAGAAAAGGAGGCAAAAGAAAATCAAGGCACCAGGGGTGCCGGCCAAGTTTGCCGGGTACATGTATTAGGACAATTCGTAGCATACTTCTTGGCGGGCCTTCTTTAACGCGGCGCGGCGCAGTGGGTAGGTGAGTCCATAAAACAGTAGGCCGAAGGGGGAGACGGCGTATAACACGAAAAAGAGGTAGGCCTTGAAGAGCCGCAGCCGTCCCTGCCGACGCGGATCGCCCGCGCCGCCCCGATGCCGTACGAAGTGGGCCCAACGGCCCCACATGCGGTAGCCGTTGCGCTCAATAAAGTAGAGCTGGGGAATGAAGGTGACGGCGCCCTCGCGCATGAGTCGCTCCTGAAGCTGCTCCCACTGCCCGTCGTAGAGCGTGCGGAGGAGGATGAGGCCGAAGCGATCGGCGTCGGCCACGTCGCGCTGCGAGACGCCCGCGGCGGGCAAGAGGCGAGTGGCCTCCTTGCGTCCGTAGAACAGCCAGCGGATGATGGTCAGCACGCTGACGAGGTTCGGCGCACGGTCGTGCAGCTCGATGAAGCCGACGTAGCGGGCGCCAATCTCGCGCAGGTAACGACGCGTTTCGCTTTGCGTCATCACCCACATGTTGCGGCAACCGTTGACAAAGACGACGGGTCGGCCGTGGAGGTAGGCGCGCACATCGGGCGACTGGAAGAAGGCGTGCAGCGGCGTGGAGAGCGAGAGGTACCAGCTTTGACCGACCACGAGGACGAGGTCGGCCTCGGCCACCGCACCGCTCAGATCCACCGGCTCGATGGCGCAGGCAATGCCGAGGCGCGACTCGGGAAAGACTTGAAAGAAGGCCTCCGACGACCACGGGTAGGGGTAAGCCGTCACGGGGCGGATCTCCTGCGTAACGACCCGACAGCCGGCCGCCTCAAGCGGCGCACAGAGGCTCCGGGCGATGGCGAGTGCCTGCCCGGTCTGGGTGTAATAAAAGACTGCAACCGTGAGTGTGCGTGCCATTCTGTGTGGGTCTCCGTCGGTCAGCTGGCTTTGATGTTGCGGACTACGTCGCGGCCGAACGACTTGTTGGCCAACGCGCGATTGCGGGGGCGGAAGGTGCCGTCCTCCATCTCGCGCATGACGACTTGCGTGAAGAGGCGGAACATCTTCTGCTCCTGACTCTCGTCGTGATAGAACGTGTCCCAGGCGTATTCGTAAAGCTCTTGGAGCCGTTCGGCGGACATCTGTTTGGGGTGGAAGACGACCTGTCCGGCGTTGTAGTGATCCCAATCGAAGTCGAAGATGCGCCCCTGACGGAGGTAGTCGTCGTAGCCCTTGGTGTGGGGGAAGGGCGTCATGACGGTGAACTCGGCCAGGTCGAGGTCGATCTCGAGGAGAAAGTCGATGAGGCGCTTGATGTCGTCTTCGGACTGGTTGTCGAGGCCCAGCAGGATGGTGCCTTCGACGCCGATGCCGTGGTCGTGGTAACGCTTGACGCGCTCGCGGATGTAGTTCGAGGTGTCGTAGACGGCCTGATAGACGTACCAGGCGCCGGCCTGTGCGGCCAGGTCGAGCACCTTCGGATCGTCCTCGATGGTGTGGCTGATCCACTTCTTTTTGAAGGGGATCATCTCGCGAAAGAGATCCATCTCCCACTGCTTGTTTTGGGCCAGTGAGTTGTCGACGATGAAGAGGCGGTTGTTGTCGATCGAGGCGAGGTCTTCGATCACCTTATCCATCGGCCGGGGGCGGAAGATGCGCCCGCCGAGGTAGGTCACGGCGCAGGGATAGCAGCTGAAACGGCAGCCGCGCGAGGCGTGAAAGAGGTCGACCATCTGCACGCCCTTATGGTTGTAGAGGTGGCGCTTGTAGAGGTCGTGGCGGGCGGGGCCGACGTCCTCGATGGCCGGCTGGCGGGTCATGTAGTTATAGACGCGCTTGAGACAGCCGCGGCGGAAGTCGTCGATCACCTCCTGCATGCGGCCCTCGGATTCGCCGAGGAAGACGGCGTCGGCATGCTCCATCGTCTCTTCGGCGTGCAGCATGGTCGATATGCCCCCGAAGAGCACCTTTTTGCCGCGTCGGCGGTATTCGTCCGCGATGGCCCAGCCGCGTTTGACCTGCGTGCTGAGCATCATGGATATGGCTACGAGGTCGCACGCCTCGTCATAGTCGAGCGCTTCGACATTCTCGTCCGTGAACGACACGTCGACGTCCTCGGGCAAGGTGGCTGCAAACACGACCGGCCCGTGTGGGGGCAGGTTGAATGTGGTTTGGCCCTTTAGTTTCTTCCATTTCGGATAGATCAATTTCAGCTTCATCTCTGACTGTATTTACTGTGAAAAGCGCGCAAATGTAACCGTCTGCGGGCGTCTGCGAATTTGGCCGGGTACATATAGGGGCGCAAAAGCATACGCCCTACGTGTACCCGGGTAGGGGCGTATTGCATACGCCCCATTGCACAGCCTCGTCGCAGTGTGTGAAATGACCACGCAACACCTGCGCAGCGTCGTCGCAGTGTGTGAAACGACTATGCAACACCTGCACAGCCCCGCTGCAGTGTGCGAAACGGCCACGCAACACCTGCGCAACCCCGCCGCAGTGTGTGAAACGATCACGCAACACCTGCGCAGCCCCTTCGCAGTGTGCGAAACGACCATGCAACATCTGCACAGCCCTTTCGCAATGTGTGAAATGACTACGCAACACCTGCGCGGCGTCGTCGCAGTGTGTGAAACGACTACGCAACACCTGCACAGCGTCGTCGCAGTGTGTGAAATGACCATGCACCACCTGCATAGCCTCGTCGTAGTGTGTGAGACGACCATGCACCACCTGCACAGCCTCGTCGTAGTGTGTGAGACGACCACGCAACACCTGCGCAGCCCTTTCGTAATGTGCGCCCCAACCCGGGGACAATCATTCATCCCTGCGGGATGTCTGGGGGGCGAATGCAATTCGCCCCTACACGGGTACCCGGCCAAACTTCGCTGCCCCCGCAGGGGCCGCCCCTACCACGGGGACAATCATTCATCCCTGCGGGATGTCTGGGGGGCGTATGCTTTTGCGCCCCTACATGTATCCGGCAAACTTCGCTGCCCCCGCAGGGGCCGCCCCTACCCGGGTACAATCATCTGGCCCCGGGTTATCCGGCAAACTTCGCCGGCGTCCGCAGACGCCCCCTCCCAATTATTAGGGATTGTGAATGCGTAGCGCCCTGTCCTACCTTTGCGGCCCTATTTTTAACGTGAATAGCATGATGACAACAAGAAGAACCTTCTTATGGATATGGATAGCCTGTTTCGCTGCCCTCGCTTGGGGACAGATGGAGGCGCAGACGGCACGCATCACGGGCGTCGTGATCGATGCCGCTAACGAGGAGCCGCTTATCGGTGCTAGCGCCTATATCGAGCAACTGAAGCGCGGCGAAGTGGCCGGGCGCAACGGTGATTTTACCCTTGACGGCCTTCGCGCGGGCAGCTATACGGTACGCTTCGATTATATGGGCTACGAGAGCCGCACCGAACAGATCACCCTGCGTGAGGGGGAGACGCGGCGGCTGAAAGTGCGCCTCAAGGGCGAGTCCAAGTCGCTCGGCGAAGTGATCGTCACAGCCAAGAGCGAGGCCCGCCAGCTGCGCGAACAGGCTATGCCCGTCACCGTCCTTTCGGCCGATCAGCTGGCCGGTTCGGTGAGCGATGTGAGCGACATTTTGAGCAAGACGATGGGCGTCACCCTTCGCTCGCAGGGCGGCGTGGGCAGCGTTTCACGCCTTTCCGTGCGTGGACTCGAGGGTAAACGCATTGGCTTCTTTATCGACGAATCGCCCATGAACGATCACTCCGACTTTATCGATATCAACGACATTCCCGTCAGTATGATCGAGCGGATTGAGATCTACAAGGGCGTCGTCCCGGCCAAGTTTGGCGGCTCCGCGATGGGCGGCGCCATCAACATCGTGCTCAAGGAATACCCGCCGCGCTACCTCGACCTCTCCTATGCCATCGAGTCCTTCAATACTCACAAAGCCACAGCCGTCGTCAAGCGTAACCTGGCCAACGCAGGCCTCGAGATCGGTGGTGGCGGCTTCTACACCTATTCGGACAATGACTACACGATGGAGTCGCCCTACCAGAAGGGGCTACTCATCAAGCGCGATCACGACCGCTTCAGCTCTGCCGCTGGTGCCATCGGCATCAAGGCCCGCAAGTGGTATTTCGACGAGCTGAAGATCAACTTCGAGGGCCTCATCAATAGCAAGCAGATACAGGGCGTCTATTACAACATTCAGCATGCCCACAGCCGATCGAAAGTCGGGGTGATGGAGCTGGAGCTGAAGAAGAAAAACTTCCTTGTCGAAGGACTCGATCTCGACTTCAAGGGCGCCTCCGCCTTCTCGCGATACCATTTCATCGATACCGCCATGCACCGCTACGATTGGGACATGAAGCCCTACATCCCCGTCCATCCACTGGGCGGCGAGATCGGCGCAGCGCCCTCCAACAGCACCCTCGATAAGTTTCACGTCGGCACGAAGCTCAACCTGAACTACATCCTCTCGGCCCGGAACGCCATCAACCTGAACCTGCTCCAGCGATACGCCAATGGGCATCCCAAGGACACCCTCCGAGACCGTGCGATGGGTTACAAGATGAACTACGATAGCCGCATGAATAGCCTCGTCGTCGGCCTGAGTTACGACTACAAGTCGAACAACGACCGCCTGCTCAACTCCCTCACCGGTAAGTACTACTTCTACTCCATGAAGACCATCCTTCGCGAAGTCTATGGGGGGCACGACGAGATACCTATCCACCTCGAAAAGCATTATTGGGGTATCAGCGATGCCTTGCGTTACCGCTTTATGCCTGAGTGGATGGGCAAGTTCTCCGTGGCTTACGAGGTGCGCACCCCGACCGAAAACGAGCTGATCGGCGACGGCTACCTCCTCTCCCCGTCGGGCGACCTCCGGCCCGAGCGCGGCGTCAACGTCAACCTCGGTACGCTTTGGGATCGGCGCATACCGAACGGCATCTTCCAGTTAGAGGTCAACCTCTTCGGCAATTACCTCCGCGACATGATCCGCCAAACGCAGAACTATACGCAGACGCGCTACGAGAACTTCGGCGAAATGCGCACCCTCGGCGTCGAGGCTGAGGTAAAGGCCGACGTCTTGCCCTGGTTGTACGGCTACGCCAACGTCACCTTTCAAGACCTCCGCGACGTCCGTGAATACGAGCCCGACAGCAAGGCCCCCAACCCCACCCGGCATCTGCGCATGCCCAACATCCCCTACTTCCTGGCCAACGCCGGATTAGAGTATCACCGTGAGAATCTCTTCGGCACGAAGCGCACCAACATGCGCCTCTTTGCCGATGCCTCCTTCGTGGAGGAATACTTCTACGACTTTGAGCAGAGCATCCACCAAGAGCGCCGCATCCCGCGCTCCATGCGCCTCGACCTTGGGCTGGAATACAGCCTCATGGATGGCCGCATCATCCTCTCCGGTAAGGTGGGCAACGCCACCGGCGCCAAGCTCTTCAGCGAGTTCAACTATCCGCAGCCCGGGCGAACCTATTCCCTCCGCCTGCGCTACGTACTCAAGTAAAACCTAATTCATATGTATAACAAGATGAAAACAACGAATGTATTCCGAATGGCAGGCCTTGCTGTGCTTGCCGCAATGACCCTGACTTGGACAGGGTGCAAAGAAGACACGCCTACCCCCAAACCCAATCCGAACCCGCCGACGCCTGGTGGTGCGAAGGGCGACGTGGCCGTCGTCTCCATGCTCACTAACCCCGACGGACAGTCTGGCACCGCTTGGATGCAACTTGTCGACGGCATCACGCCGCGAACGATCGACAACTCCAAGGCGCGCCAGATCGGCTTCGGCATGCCCCCGATGGATGTGCTCGGTAACTACATCTTCACCATCCCGCAGTATGGCCAGTCGAACATCTTCGCCAAGTGGGAACGCACCGCCGACGGTGCCCTCAACAAGGTGGCCGAGTTGCTGCTACCCGTCAACAGTGTCTCCATGCATGGCCGCATCTACTCCGCCGAAAAGGGCTTCCTCAGTACAGTGGTGGGCAAGCTGCTCATCTTTAACCCCACCACGATGAAGCTCACGGGCGAGATCGACCTCAGCGCCTATGCCGACAAAGGCTTGTCTGTGCCGCAGTTCGGCTCCCTCTTCTTCGATGGCGAGACGATGTACGTCCCCCTCTGGCAGGTCAACACCCAACGCATGCCCATCGGCGATCCGGGCATCGACCTCCTGCTCATCGACCTGAAGACGAACAAGGTGATCAAGCGCATCAAGGACTCTGCCTCGGGGCTCTCCAGCCTCGGCTACCCCTACGGCGTGCAGAAGAACGTCTTCAAGGACGAGCAGGGCGACGTCTACTATGTGGCCAGCGGCTCCTTCTCCACCGATCCGAAATACAAGACCGGCATCGTGCGCATCAAGAAGGGTGCGACCGAGATCGACCCCACCTACAACTGGGTGCTCAACGATCAAGCGATCGAGGGCGAGACGGGCAAGATGAGGTGGTTAGCCTGCGTCTATTATGCGGGCAACGGCAAGCTCTACGGCATGGCCGACATGCCCAACTATTGGGCCGACAAGACGAAGCCCAACTGGCTGCGCGACCGCTCGGTGATCTCCGTCGAGATCGACCTCCGCGCCAAGACGGTCAAGAAGTTGCCCATCCCCCACAGCTGCGCCTACTCCACACACGTCTCCACTTACAACGACCTGATTGTCTTCTCCGTTTGGGGCGATAAGGAGACGGGCTTCTACACCTACGACCCGAAGACGGGTAAGGCCAGCGACGGCGCCGTGATCAAAATGCCCGGCTTCCCCTTCTGGTTCTACCAGTTCAAGTAGGCGACCGATAGCGCCATCCTCTGGCACATAATCGCAAGCCCCGATCCTCCGCTCTTTGGATGAGCAAGGGTCGGGGCTTTGTCATAGGGTTGTTGGGGGCTTCGCCCTCTGTTGATTTGTTTAGGTGTTTGTTTACCTGAGTCGCTGTCAACTACGGGTACATCAACAGATAAACAAACCAACGACTAAACGGGGCTTCAGCCCCCAACAACCACCTCTATTCCTCCGGCAGCTTGATGTCAGGATTGCCGTCGTCGGGTTTCTTCGGATCCTTCGGCTTCTCGGGCTGCTTAGGCTGTTCCGGTTGCTTCGGGTCGGGCGCTGGCTTGGGATCCTTAGGTTGCTTAGGTTCCTTGGGCTGTTTGGGTTCCTTGGGTTGCTTGTCCCCGGCGGCCTTACGCTGGGCGAGGCTCTGGCGATACTCCGTATCTGTCCTATCCACCAAATTGTTCAGGTCGTGAATCAAAGTCTTGATTACAGCCCGATCCACGGGGGTGGCGCCGGAGAGATAGGCGGCGCGGATCATAAAGATGATGCGGTCATAGGCGGCGTCGGTCTTGGGACGTACCTCGGCGGCCGTGGGTAGGTTGCTGCGGCGATCCTTCTTCACGTTCTGCATAAAGAGGTTGCGGAAAGCTGTGTTGGCGGCCTCCAATTTCGTCACGATCGGCGTGAGCCGTAGGGTGGTGATGAGCGCCGCATTTTCCGGCTTCTTCAGGTCTGTGATCAGGCCGTCGATGTGATCCGTTTCGCGGCGGAGCGATTCGCGCTGTAGCTTGCTGTAAGGCTTGATGAGGAGGACCAGCTTTTCGGCAGCGATAGCCTCGTCGTTCTCGGGCGACAGCCGATAATCGCGGATCATGGCAAAGAGGAAGGAGATGAGCTTGTCGCGCGCCTCGTCCTTTTTGTCGATCTCTTTGGTGATGTAATCAGCCGTTGACTCTTGGTTGATGTCGCCTTCGAGGTCGAGATTCTCTTTCCATTCCTGTTTCCTGGCTTCCGTGATGCCGATTTTGGCGACCTCACAGGCGTTGACCAAATCGTACGCGTCTCTGTGGAAACCCACGTGCAGCCCGTTGTCGAGCTTTTTCTTTCCTAAGGAATTGACTTCGATAAATTCTTCCATACTGATTCTGTAAGTGATTGGTTGATTGAAAAGTGAATTGGTTATATGTCGTTGCTGATCCATGACGGGCGCCTTTTAACTGTGTTTTACCCCTTGCACGGCGTGCGAGTACCAAAACTCACCGGGTTTTGCCCTTTGCACGGCATGCGAGTACCAAAACTCGCCGGGTTTTGCCCTTTGCACGGCATGCGAGTACCAAAACTCGCCGGGTTTTGCCCTTTGCATGCCGTGCGAGTACCAAAACTCACCGGGTTTTGCCCTTTGCACGGCATGCGAGTACCAAAACTCACCGGGTTTTGCCCTTTGCACGGCATGCGAGTACCAAAACTCGCCGGGTTTTGCCCTTTGCACGGCGTGCGAGTACCGAAACTCACCGGGTTTTACCCCTTGCACGGCGTGCGAGTACCAAAACTCACCGGGTTTTGCCCTTTGCACGGCGTGCGAGCATTCAAACGTGATTCAAATAGCGATTAAACGAGCCTCTGCCCGCGTCAGCGGCGACAAATGTAGAACGATTCGGCTACCCCCACACCCGCCCCCGGTCGCCTGATCATTCATCCCTGCGGGATGTCTGGAGGGCGTATTCGATACGCCCCTACATGAGGTACCAGGCCAAACTTCCTTGCCCCGGCAGGGGCCGCCCCTACACGGGTACCAGGAAAACTTGGCAGGCATCCCTGATGCCCCCATCCGGTCGGGGCATAAAAAAAGCCGGACGTGCTTCACAGCAGATCCGGCGTACCTAAATAAAAATGAAATCTCCTCCGGTAAAAAGAGGGGCTTCTTCTTTGTGTATCGTTTATGCCTTGTAATCCGAGAGCGACTCGGGGCGGAAGTCCTCGATGAAGCTGCGGATCTGGGCGATCTCGGCGGCGCCGTAGCGGACGTAGACGCGCGCCGAGGGCGTGAACGAGTCGTCCGTGTTGGCGCTCTGGAGGAGCAGGTAGCCGAAGACGCAATGCGTGGCGGCCTCGACTAAGCGGCGCGCCATGAAGTCGAGCAGCTCCGCATCCTTAGGCTCCGTGACGCGGGCCACAAGCCCTTCGTACGTGTCGGTCATCTCCCGGAGCTGCGCGTGCAGGTCGGAGAGCTCGGGGCGATAGGTCTCGGCTTCGTATTCGCGCAGGCGGGCGAGGTAGGTGCCGGTGGTGACGTGGCGGATGGCGGCCACGACTTGCAGCTGCGTGGTGCCCTCGTAGATGTTCGTGATGCGGGCGTCGCGGTAGAGGCGTTCGCAGGTGTAGTCCTTCATAAAGCCCGATCCGCCGTGCACCTGGATGGCGTCGTACGTGTTGCGGTTGGCGAACTCGGTCGACATGCCCTTGCCCATCGGCGTGAAGGCGTCGGCCAGCTTGGCGTAGCGCTTCTGCTCCTTGCGCTCGTCGGGCGTCAGCTTGCGTTCGCGGGCGATGTCGTCGAGGGCCTTGTAGATGTCCACGTAGCGGGCCGTCTCGTAGAGCATGGCGCGGGTGGCGTCGGCGCGGGCACGCATGAGGGCGAGCATCTCGTAGACGGCGGGGAACTCGATGATGGCGCGGCCGAACTGCCGGCGTTCGTGGGCGTACTTGTCGGCTTCGCGCCAGGCGGCCTCGCAGAGGCCCACGGCCTGCGCCATGATGCCGAGGCGGGCGCCGTTCATGAGCGCCATGACGTATTTAATCAGGCCCAGGCGACGCTCGCCGCACAGCTCGGCGGGGGCGTTGTTGAAGACCAGCTCGCAGGTGGGCGATCCCTTGATGCCCATCTTATTCTCGATGCGGCGGACATTGACGCCGCCGTTGCGCTTGTCGTAGATGAACATGGAGAGGCCGCGGCCGTCGCGGGTGCCCTCTTCGGAGCGGGCCAGGACGAGGTGGATGTCCGAGTCGCCGTTGGTGATGAAGCGCTTCACGCCGTTCAGTCGCCAGCACTGCGAGGCCTCGTCGTAGGTGGCCTTGAGCATGACGGACTGCAGGTCGCTGCCGGCGTCGGGCTCGGTGAGGTCCATCGACATCGTTTCGCCGGCGCAGACGCGCGGGATGTAGCGGCTGTGCTGATCCTCGTTGCCGAACTCGTAGAGCGTCTCGGCGCAGTCCTGCAAGCCCCAGAGGTTCTCGAAGCCTGCGTCGGCGCGCGAGACGATGTCGGCGGCCATGATGTAGGGCACGATGGGGAAGTTCAGCCCGCCGTAGCGGCGCGGCATGGCCATGCCCATGAGTCCGGCAC
The sequence above is drawn from the Tannerella serpentiformis genome and encodes:
- a CDS encoding B12-binding domain-containing radical SAM protein; the encoded protein is MKLKLIYPKWKKLKGQTTFNLPPHGPVVFAATLPEDVDVSFTDENVEALDYDEACDLVAISMMLSTQVKRGWAIADEYRRRGKKVLFGGISTMLHAEETMEHADAVFLGESEGRMQEVIDDFRRGCLKRVYNYMTRQPAIEDVGPARHDLYKRHLYNHKGVQMVDLFHASRGCRFSCYPCAVTYLGGRIFRPRPMDKVIEDLASIDNNRLFIVDNSLAQNKQWEMDLFREMIPFKKKWISHTIEDDPKVLDLAAQAGAWYVYQAVYDTSNYIRERVKRYHDHGIGVEGTILLGLDNQSEDDIKRLIDFLLEIDLDLAEFTVMTPFPHTKGYDDYLRQGRIFDFDWDHYNAGQVVFHPKQMSAERLQELYEYAWDTFYHDESQEQKMFRLFTQVVMREMEDGTFRPRNRALANKSFGRDVVRNIKAS
- a CDS encoding TonB-dependent receptor, with product MEAQTARITGVVIDAANEEPLIGASAYIEQLKRGEVAGRNGDFTLDGLRAGSYTVRFDYMGYESRTEQITLREGETRRLKVRLKGESKSLGEVIVTAKSEARQLREQAMPVTVLSADQLAGSVSDVSDILSKTMGVTLRSQGGVGSVSRLSVRGLEGKRIGFFIDESPMNDHSDFIDINDIPVSMIERIEIYKGVVPAKFGGSAMGGAINIVLKEYPPRYLDLSYAIESFNTHKATAVVKRNLANAGLEIGGGGFYTYSDNDYTMESPYQKGLLIKRDHDRFSSAAGAIGIKARKWYFDELKINFEGLINSKQIQGVYYNIQHAHSRSKVGVMELELKKKNFLVEGLDLDFKGASAFSRYHFIDTAMHRYDWDMKPYIPVHPLGGEIGAAPSNSTLDKFHVGTKLNLNYILSARNAINLNLLQRYANGHPKDTLRDRAMGYKMNYDSRMNSLVVGLSYDYKSNNDRLLNSLTGKYYFYSMKTILREVYGGHDEIPIHLEKHYWGISDALRYRFMPEWMGKFSVAYEVRTPTENELIGDGYLLSPSGDLRPERGVNVNLGTLWDRRIPNGIFQLEVNLFGNYLRDMIRQTQNYTQTRYENFGEMRTLGVEAEVKADVLPWLYGYANVTFQDLRDVREYEPDSKAPNPTRHLRMPNIPYFLANAGLEYHRENLFGTKRTNMRLFADASFVEEYFYDFEQSIHQERRIPRSMRLDLGLEYSLMDGRIILSGKVGNATGAKLFSEFNYPQPGRTYSLRLRYVLK
- a CDS encoding DUF6261 family protein, with translation MEEFIEVNSLGKKKLDNGLHVGFHRDAYDLVNACEVAKIGITEARKQEWKENLDLEGDINQESTADYITKEIDKKDEARDKLISFLFAMIRDYRLSPENDEAIAAEKLVLLIKPYSKLQRESLRRETDHIDGLITDLKKPENAALITTLRLTPIVTKLEAANTAFRNLFMQNVKKDRRSNLPTAAEVRPKTDAAYDRIIFMIRAAYLSGATPVDRAVIKTLIHDLNNLVDRTDTEYRQSLAQRKAAGDKQPKEPKQPKEPKQPKDPKPAPDPKQPEQPKQPEKPKDPKKPDDGNPDIKLPEE
- a CDS encoding beta-ketoacyl-ACP synthase III; amino-acid sequence: MEYIYITHLSTFFPNAPVRNEEMEDYIGLVNPKSSIAKRLVLEKNGIRSRYYALDKSGRVTHTNVEMAALAVRHLLAEAAMTPSDIDLLACGTASPEQLMPSHGVMVHGALGGDGGAEVVSFAGSCCTGMHALKYAWLSMRTGDAQRAVCVASERLSAWMQARYFEREAELIDQLMEKPILAFEKEFLRWMLSDGSAALLLGYEPPTDGRLAFRIEWIEGTSYADRVETCMYAGGEKDAEGQLVGWAQHPEAEWLSRSLFALKQDTRILERNIITLGGDFLRRVMKKRAFDLSSVDWFLPHLSSMYFKKKIEAELERMGYDIPAERWYVNLPEIGNVASVSAFAMLDGLRQTGRLRPGQRILLMVPESARFSYSYALLTVV
- a CDS encoding acyl-CoA dehydrogenase family protein; translation: MANFYTDTPSLRHHLHHPLMRRIVELKERNFRDKDTYDYAPVDFDDAMDSYERVLEMVGEISADVIAPNAEGVDHDGPTVAGGRVTYAPGTQENLDAVRRAGLMGMAMPRRYGGLNFPIVPYIMAADIVSRADAGFENLWGLQDCAETLYEFGNEDQHSRYIPRVCAGETMSMDLTEPDAGSDLQSVMLKATYDEASQCWRLNGVKRFITNGDSDIHLVLARSEEGTRDGRGLSMFIYDKRNGGVNVRRIENKMGIKGSPTCELVFNNAPAELCGERRLGLIKYVMALMNGARLGIMAQAVGLCEAAWREADKYAHERRQFGRAIIEFPAVYEMLALMRARADATRAMLYETARYVDIYKALDDIARERKLTPDERKEQKRYAKLADAFTPMGKGMSTEFANRNTYDAIQVHGGSGFMKDYTCERLYRDARITNIYEGTTQLQVVAAIRHVTTGTYLARLREYEAETYRPELSDLHAQLREMTDTYEGLVARVTEPKDAELLDFMARRLVEAATHCVFGYLLLQSANTDDSFTPSARVYVRYGAAEIAQIRSFIEDFRPESLSDYKA